Proteins encoded together in one Nocardioides marinisabuli window:
- a CDS encoding DNA gyrase/topoisomerase IV subunit B produces the protein MGRGAHPPYARPARSPTIADNTYNAAHLLVLEGLEAVRKRPGMYIGSTDTRGLMHCLWEIIDNGVDEALAESATRVEVVLHPDGSVEVHDDGRGIPTDKEPKTGLPGVEVVATKLHAGGKFGGGSYVATGGLHGVGLSVVNALSSRMDIDVERSPAVQGLSFQRGVPGVFDGEGLGGSFEPRSGLTRKGGRVAKGRSGTRIRFWPDRQIFTKDATFVYDELVTRARQTSFIVPGLELVLRDLRGDEPVEERFRHDGGISEFTEFLAPDEAVTSVLRLQGSDTFTETVPLLDDKGHMTPQEIERELVVDVAIRWGTGYDTEMRSFVNVIATPKGGTHLSGFEQALTKTFNDVMRQTKALKVNDADVIKDDVLEGLTGVVTVRLAEPQFEGQTKEILGTPAARTVVRKVVARELKEWLTSSKREQKAQAKLVMEKVVGAAKTRLAARQHKETQRRKNALESSALPSKLADCRDNDNERTELFIVEGDSALGTAKLARDSSFQALLPIRGKILNVQKASVGDMLKNAECASIIQVVGAGSGRTFELDARRYGRIIFMADADSDGAHIRCLLATLFFKYMPELITEGRVYSAVPPLHRIELSNPKKGMDKYVYTYSDDELQRKLAELKKKNVRWKDPVQRYKGLGEMDADQLAETTMDPRRRTLRRITVDDADVASQVFELLMGSEVAPRKEFIVQGAYDVDMEALDA, from the coding sequence ATGGGTCGCGGTGCGCACCCGCCGTACGCACGCCCTGCCAGGAGCCCCACGATCGCCGACAACACCTACAACGCCGCCCACCTCCTCGTCCTCGAAGGACTCGAGGCGGTGCGCAAGCGCCCGGGCATGTACATCGGCTCGACCGACACCCGCGGGCTCATGCACTGCCTGTGGGAGATCATCGACAACGGCGTCGACGAGGCGCTGGCCGAGTCGGCCACCCGGGTCGAGGTCGTGCTGCACCCCGACGGCTCGGTCGAGGTGCACGACGACGGTCGCGGCATCCCCACCGACAAGGAGCCCAAGACCGGGCTGCCCGGCGTCGAGGTGGTCGCCACCAAGCTCCACGCGGGCGGCAAGTTCGGCGGCGGCTCGTACGTCGCCACCGGCGGTCTGCACGGCGTGGGCCTCTCGGTCGTCAACGCCCTGTCCTCGCGCATGGACATCGACGTCGAGCGCTCGCCGGCTGTGCAGGGCCTGTCCTTCCAGCGCGGCGTGCCCGGCGTCTTCGACGGCGAGGGCCTCGGCGGCTCCTTCGAGCCCCGCTCGGGCCTGACCCGCAAGGGCGGCCGGGTGGCCAAGGGCCGCTCCGGCACCCGCATCCGCTTCTGGCCCGACCGCCAGATCTTCACCAAGGACGCGACCTTCGTCTACGACGAGCTGGTCACCCGCGCCCGCCAGACCTCCTTCATCGTGCCCGGTCTCGAGCTGGTGCTGCGCGACCTGCGCGGCGACGAGCCGGTCGAGGAGAGGTTCCGCCACGACGGCGGCATCTCGGAGTTCACCGAGTTCCTGGCCCCCGACGAGGCCGTCACCTCGGTGCTGCGCCTGCAGGGCAGCGACACCTTCACCGAGACCGTGCCGCTGCTCGACGACAAGGGCCACATGACGCCCCAGGAGATCGAGCGCGAGCTCGTCGTCGACGTCGCGATCCGTTGGGGCACCGGCTACGACACCGAGATGCGCTCCTTCGTCAACGTGATCGCCACCCCCAAGGGAGGCACCCACCTCAGCGGCTTCGAGCAGGCGCTGACCAAGACCTTCAACGACGTGATGCGCCAGACCAAGGCGCTCAAGGTCAACGACGCCGACGTCATCAAGGACGACGTGCTCGAGGGGCTGACCGGCGTGGTCACCGTGCGCCTGGCCGAGCCCCAGTTCGAGGGCCAGACCAAGGAGATCCTCGGTACGCCGGCCGCGCGCACCGTCGTGCGCAAGGTCGTGGCCCGCGAGCTCAAGGAGTGGCTGACCTCCTCCAAGCGCGAGCAGAAGGCCCAGGCCAAGCTCGTCATGGAGAAGGTCGTCGGCGCCGCCAAGACCCGCCTGGCCGCGCGCCAGCACAAGGAGACCCAGCGCCGCAAGAACGCCCTGGAGTCCTCGGCGCTGCCCTCCAAGCTGGCCGACTGCCGCGACAACGACAACGAGCGCACCGAGCTGTTCATCGTCGAGGGTGACTCCGCCCTGGGCACCGCCAAGCTCGCCCGCGACTCCTCCTTCCAGGCGCTGCTGCCGATCCGCGGCAAGATCCTCAACGTCCAGAAGGCCTCCGTCGGCGACATGCTCAAGAACGCCGAGTGCGCCTCGATCATCCAGGTCGTGGGCGCCGGCTCGGGGCGCACCTTCGAGCTCGACGCACGCCGCTACGGCCGGATCATCTTCATGGCCGACGCCGACTCCGACGGCGCCCACATCCGCTGCCTGCTCGCCACCCTGTTCTTCAAGTACATGCCCGAGCTCATCACCGAGGGGCGCGTCTACTCCGCCGTGCCGCCGCTGCACCGCATCGAGCTGTCCAACCCCAAGAAGGGCATGGACAAGTACGTCTACACCTACTCCGACGACGAGCTGCAGCGGAAGCTCGCCGAGCTGAAGAAGAAGAACGTGCGCTGGAAGGACCCGGTGCAGCGCTACAAGGGCCTGGGCGAGATGGACGCCGACCAGCTGGCCGAGACCACCATGGACCCCCGCCGCCGCACCCTGCGCCGCATCACCGTCGACGACGCCGACGTGGCCAGCCAGGTCTTCGAGCTGCTGATGGGCTCCGAGGTCGCGCCGCGCAAGGAGTTCATCGTCCAGGGCGCCTACGACGTCGACATGGAGGCGCTCGACGCCTGA
- a CDS encoding DUF7455 domain-containing protein, whose amino-acid sequence MTTTVAPSAPLTAVDRCDRCGAQAYLRVELQSGGELLFCAHHAREHGDKLKEIASNVVDETHKLTSDSPMAAKAPETE is encoded by the coding sequence GTGACCACCACAGTTGCCCCCAGCGCCCCGCTGACCGCAGTGGACCGCTGCGACCGTTGCGGAGCCCAGGCCTACCTCCGCGTAGAGCTGCAGAGCGGCGGAGAGCTGCTCTTCTGCGCGCACCACGCCCGCGAGCACGGCGACAAGCTCAAGGAGATCGCCTCCAACGTCGTGGACGAGACCCACAAGCTCACCTCCGACTCGCCGATGGCCGCCAAGGCGCCCGAGACCGAGTGA
- a CDS encoding RNA polymerase sigma factor has translation MFVSSNARKIPAEVLAHPSVVALIELGTPTGSLTPEEVRQASEDAAIEPKHLKALLAHLSGLGISVHIGAASSARAVAATSTRKTTTASAAKKAPAKKAAAPAKAAAPAKKTAAKKAAAEPVETVEAVVEATPVVGPDGKKILPDVPDEQFEKDVKNDPTIKEDEKDASFVVSDADDSGEPEQQVMVAGATADPVKDYLKQIGKVPLLNAEMEVELAKRIEAGLFSEEKMAKGGRIGPKLLEELEWISEDGRRAKNHLLEANLRLVVSLAKRYTGRGMLFLDLIQEGNLGLIRAVEKFDYTKGYKFSTYATWWIRQAITRAMADQARTIRIPVHMVEVINKLARVQRQMLQDLGREPTPEELAKELDMTPEKVIEVQKYGREPISLHTPLGEDGDSEFGDLIEDSEAIVPADAVSFTLLQEQLHAVLDTLSEREAGVVSMRFGLTDGQPKTLDEIGKVYGVTRERIRQIESKTMSKLRHPSRSQVLRDYLD, from the coding sequence GTGTTCGTGTCCTCGAACGCACGCAAGATCCCAGCCGAGGTGCTCGCCCATCCGTCCGTGGTGGCCCTCATCGAGCTCGGCACCCCCACGGGGAGCCTGACGCCTGAGGAGGTGAGGCAGGCCAGCGAGGATGCGGCGATCGAGCCCAAGCACCTCAAGGCGCTGCTCGCCCACCTGAGCGGACTGGGGATCTCGGTGCACATCGGCGCCGCGAGCTCCGCCCGCGCCGTCGCCGCGACCTCGACGCGCAAGACCACCACCGCCAGCGCGGCCAAGAAGGCGCCGGCGAAGAAGGCGGCAGCGCCCGCCAAGGCCGCTGCACCCGCCAAGAAGACGGCGGCGAAGAAGGCCGCCGCCGAGCCGGTCGAGACCGTCGAGGCGGTCGTCGAGGCCACGCCCGTCGTGGGCCCCGACGGCAAGAAGATCCTGCCCGACGTCCCGGACGAGCAGTTCGAGAAGGACGTCAAGAACGACCCGACCATCAAGGAGGACGAGAAGGACGCGTCCTTCGTCGTCTCCGACGCCGACGACTCCGGTGAGCCGGAGCAGCAGGTCATGGTCGCCGGTGCCACCGCCGACCCGGTCAAGGACTACCTGAAGCAGATCGGCAAGGTCCCGCTGCTCAACGCCGAGATGGAGGTCGAGCTCGCCAAGCGGATCGAGGCCGGCCTCTTCTCGGAGGAGAAGATGGCCAAGGGCGGCCGGATCGGTCCCAAGCTCCTCGAGGAGCTCGAGTGGATCTCCGAGGACGGCCGCCGCGCCAAGAACCACCTGCTCGAGGCCAACCTGCGACTCGTCGTCTCGCTGGCCAAGCGCTACACCGGTCGCGGCATGCTCTTCCTGGACCTGATCCAGGAGGGCAACCTCGGCCTGATCCGCGCGGTCGAGAAGTTCGACTACACCAAGGGCTACAAGTTCTCGACGTACGCCACCTGGTGGATCCGTCAGGCGATCACCCGCGCGATGGCCGACCAGGCCCGCACCATCCGCATCCCGGTCCACATGGTCGAGGTCATCAACAAGCTGGCCCGCGTGCAGCGCCAGATGCTCCAGGACCTCGGGCGCGAGCCCACCCCGGAGGAGCTCGCCAAGGAGCTCGACATGACCCCCGAGAAGGTCATCGAGGTCCAGAAGTACGGCCGCGAGCCGATCTCGCTGCACACGCCCCTGGGCGAGGACGGCGACTCCGAGTTCGGTGACCTCATCGAGGACTCCGAGGCGATCGTGCCCGCCGACGCGGTCTCGTTCACCCTGCTGCAGGAGCAGCTCCACGCGGTCCTCGACACGCTCTCCGAGCGCGAGGCGGGTGTGGTCTCGATGCGCTTCGGCCTCACCGACGGCCAGCCCAAGACCCTCGACGAGATCGGCAAGGTCTACGGCGTGACGCGCGAGCGGATCCGCCAGATCGAGTCGAAGACGATGTCGAAGCTGCGCCACCCGTCGCGCTCGCAGGTCCTGCGCGACTACCTCGACTGA
- a CDS encoding HhH-GPD-type base excision DNA repair protein: MAIHITGDDAADQVLTDDPFALLVGMMLDQQYPMEHAFRGPAKVLERFGGLEPARIAAADPEEFAALCATPPAIHRFPGSMAARLQDLARIVTDDYDGHAERLWLEAADGKDLLKRVMALPGFGKQKAQIFVALVAKQLDVRPEGWEKVVGDYSQEGYRSVADVVDTASLQKVRDFKKQKKAAAKAATSSPGS; encoded by the coding sequence ATGGCGATCCACATCACCGGCGACGACGCCGCCGACCAGGTGCTCACCGACGACCCGTTCGCGCTGCTGGTGGGCATGATGCTCGACCAGCAGTACCCGATGGAGCACGCCTTCCGGGGGCCGGCCAAGGTGCTGGAGCGGTTCGGCGGCCTGGAGCCGGCGCGGATCGCCGCCGCGGACCCGGAGGAGTTCGCCGCGCTGTGCGCCACGCCGCCGGCGATCCACCGCTTCCCCGGGTCGATGGCGGCCCGGCTGCAGGACCTGGCGCGCATCGTGACCGACGACTACGACGGGCACGCCGAGCGGCTGTGGCTGGAGGCCGCCGACGGCAAGGACCTGCTCAAGCGGGTGATGGCCCTGCCGGGCTTCGGCAAGCAGAAGGCCCAGATCTTCGTGGCGCTGGTCGCCAAGCAGCTCGACGTGCGTCCCGAGGGCTGGGAGAAGGTCGTGGGGGACTACTCGCAGGAGGGCTACCGGTCGGTGGCCGACGTCGTCGACACCGCCTCGCTGCAGAAGGTGCGCGACTTCAAGAAGCAGAAGAAGGCGGCGGCCAAGGCGGCGACGTCGTCGCCCGGTTCCTGA
- a CDS encoding MFS transporter, which yields MQSSEIRAAAGGAAVVGVAFGMARYAYGLTLPDMQAEFDLSEQLTGLVASATFVGYLVGLLGVPVLVARRGPRAPTSVGGACGVLGCSLVAVSPTPAVLAVGAVLAGSAAGWVWAPYSDVLRAVAAPRHRPTLLAVVTTGTGVGLVGLGALGLLAPFVSWRLTWAGIAVAAAVAAVLNLRLVPALPPPERQEGGGRLPWARLLVPLLYTVAYFVAVTVYFTYASDAAEEAGMADWAPALVFALIGLGGLVAFWTGRMTALLGPTGVGAASLGVVGLALVGLGLAPGGALVLASALVLGAGFMVGSSVLAIWTAEASPERPGTAFTAALVVGAVTSIVTPTVTGALVPGAGLGTVLVLAGGLAAACAALLAATGPARSVLARG from the coding sequence GTGCAGTCATCAGAGATCCGAGCGGCCGCCGGGGGCGCTGCCGTCGTGGGTGTCGCGTTCGGCATGGCGCGCTACGCCTACGGGCTCACGCTCCCGGACATGCAGGCGGAGTTCGACCTGTCCGAGCAGCTGACGGGACTGGTGGCCAGTGCGACCTTCGTCGGCTACCTCGTGGGGCTGCTTGGGGTGCCGGTGCTGGTCGCCCGCCGCGGTCCTCGGGCCCCGACCTCAGTGGGTGGCGCCTGCGGCGTGCTGGGCTGTTCGCTGGTCGCGGTCTCCCCGACCCCCGCGGTGCTGGCGGTCGGGGCCGTGCTCGCCGGGAGCGCGGCGGGGTGGGTGTGGGCGCCGTACTCGGACGTGCTGCGGGCCGTCGCCGCGCCCCGGCACCGGCCGACGCTGCTGGCCGTGGTCACCACCGGGACCGGGGTGGGCCTCGTCGGCCTCGGTGCGCTGGGGCTGCTGGCCCCGTTCGTCTCGTGGCGCCTGACCTGGGCCGGGATCGCCGTCGCCGCCGCGGTGGCCGCGGTCCTCAACCTGCGGCTCGTGCCGGCCCTCCCGCCGCCGGAGCGCCAGGAGGGAGGCGGCCGGCTGCCGTGGGCACGGCTGCTCGTCCCGCTCCTCTACACCGTGGCGTACTTCGTGGCGGTGACGGTCTACTTCACCTACGCCAGCGACGCCGCCGAGGAGGCCGGCATGGCTGACTGGGCGCCGGCACTGGTCTTCGCGCTCATCGGTCTCGGTGGCCTGGTCGCCTTCTGGACCGGCCGGATGACGGCGCTGCTGGGCCCCACCGGGGTGGGCGCGGCCAGCCTCGGCGTCGTCGGCCTGGCGCTGGTCGGGCTCGGTCTCGCCCCGGGCGGGGCGCTGGTGCTGGCCTCGGCGCTCGTGCTCGGGGCCGGGTTCATGGTCGGGTCGTCGGTGCTGGCCATCTGGACCGCCGAGGCCTCCCCCGAGCGTCCCGGCACCGCCTTCACCGCAGCCCTGGTCGTCGGGGCGGTCACCTCGATCGTGACGCCCACGGTGACCGGCGCACTCGTGCCGGGCGCCGGGCTCGGCACCGTGCTGGTGCTGGCCGGTGGGCTGGCCGCGGCCTGTGCCGCGCTGCTCGCCGCGACGGGGCCGGCCCGGAGCGTGCTGGCCCGGGGGTGA
- a CDS encoding AI-2E family transporter — protein MHPHHAARTPTREQVVGRGIDWIARWTVRWLLVALGAVALGWLVGKGWSIILPVVLALILTTVLQPPARWLERRLRFPAAVAALTVILVGLGLVGALGVTIAPSVGEQAVELADSASLGLAEVERLVAESSLQITQTQVETAVSAAQDRLQSSASSIASGVLVGVGAVTSALITFILTLVLSFFFLKDGPRFLPWVRRLTGERAGPHLVEVGDRAWSTLGGFVRTQALVGLIDAVLIGIGLVVVGVPLAVPLAVLTFIAAFAPIVGAVAVGALAVLVALVANGWVSALIVLAIVLGVQQLEGNVLLPWLQGRSLRLHAGVVLLTIVLGSTLFGVAGAFLGVPAVAVLAVVLRYLDEQVQERTGPREEPPGSEAEEPLEPDAPDEPVEDPQDA, from the coding sequence ATGCACCCCCACCACGCCGCCCGCACCCCGACGCGCGAGCAGGTCGTCGGTCGAGGCATCGACTGGATCGCCCGGTGGACCGTGCGCTGGCTGCTGGTCGCGCTGGGCGCGGTCGCGCTCGGCTGGCTGGTCGGCAAGGGCTGGTCGATCATCCTGCCGGTGGTCCTGGCGCTGATCCTGACCACCGTCCTGCAGCCGCCGGCCCGCTGGCTGGAGCGTCGTCTCCGGTTCCCGGCCGCGGTCGCGGCCCTGACGGTGATCCTGGTCGGGCTCGGCCTGGTGGGCGCCCTGGGCGTGACGATCGCGCCGTCGGTCGGCGAGCAGGCCGTCGAGCTGGCCGACTCGGCCTCGCTGGGCCTGGCCGAGGTGGAGCGGCTGGTCGCCGAGAGCTCGCTGCAGATCACCCAGACCCAGGTCGAGACCGCCGTCAGCGCCGCCCAGGACCGGCTGCAGTCCAGCGCCAGCAGCATCGCCTCGGGCGTGCTCGTCGGCGTCGGCGCCGTCACCTCGGCGCTGATCACCTTCATCCTGACCCTGGTGCTCTCGTTCTTCTTCCTCAAGGACGGGCCGCGCTTCCTGCCGTGGGTCCGCCGCCTCACCGGCGAGCGTGCCGGCCCCCACCTCGTCGAGGTCGGCGACCGCGCCTGGTCGACCCTGGGCGGGTTCGTGCGCACCCAGGCGCTCGTCGGGCTGATCGACGCCGTGCTGATCGGCATCGGGCTCGTCGTCGTCGGCGTGCCGCTGGCGGTCCCGCTGGCCGTGCTCACCTTCATCGCCGCCTTCGCCCCCATCGTCGGCGCGGTCGCCGTCGGGGCGCTGGCGGTGCTCGTGGCGCTGGTGGCCAACGGCTGGGTCTCGGCCCTCATCGTGCTGGCGATCGTGCTGGGCGTCCAGCAGCTCGAGGGCAACGTGCTGCTGCCCTGGCTCCAGGGACGCAGCCTGCGCCTGCACGCGGGCGTCGTGCTGCTGACCATCGTGCTGGGCTCGACCCTCTTCGGTGTCGCCGGCGCCTTCCTGGGTGTCCCCGCCGTGGCGGTGCTCGCGGTCGTGCTTCGCTACCTCGACGAGCAGGTGCAGGAACGCACCGGACCCCGTGAGGAGCCGCCGGGCAGCGAGGCGGAGGAGCCCCTCGAGCCGGACGCGCCGGACGAGCCGGTCGAGGACCCCCAGGACGCCTGA
- the tpx gene encoding thiol peroxidase — MTTTALGGTPVTLVGDLPAIGSTAPDFHLIGTDLTTEVTRPTDKRTVLNIFPSVDTGVCAASVREFNEMAAGLADTQVICVSQDLPFAQARFCGAEGIENVVAASTFRSSFGHDYGVALTDGKFEGLLARAVVVIDTDGTVLHSQLVPEIAQEPDYAAVAAALA, encoded by the coding sequence ATGACCACCACCGCACTCGGAGGCACCCCCGTCACGCTCGTGGGTGACCTCCCCGCCATCGGCAGCACCGCTCCCGACTTCCACCTGATCGGCACCGACCTCACCACCGAGGTCACCCGCCCCACCGACAAGCGCACCGTGCTGAACATCTTCCCCAGCGTCGACACCGGCGTCTGCGCGGCCAGCGTGCGCGAGTTCAACGAGATGGCGGCCGGCCTGGCCGACACGCAGGTCATCTGCGTCTCGCAGGACCTGCCCTTCGCCCAGGCCCGCTTCTGCGGTGCCGAGGGCATCGAGAACGTCGTGGCCGCCTCGACGTTCCGCTCCTCGTTCGGCCACGACTACGGAGTGGCGCTGACCGACGGCAAGTTCGAGGGCCTGCTGGCCCGCGCCGTGGTGGTCATCGACACCGACGGCACCGTGCTGCACAGCCAGCTCGTGCCCGAGATCGCCCAGGAGCCCGACTACGCCGCGGTGGCCGCCGCGCTCGCCTGA
- a CDS encoding universal stress protein, translating into MGTVVVGYVNKPEGRAALARGIEEAKLRSLRLVVVSSHRGGQEYDSEAASRTQTELDEVRAELEGAGVDFELRQLVRGFEPSEDLIGLASDNDAELLVIGLRRRSPVGKLILGSNAQRILLDASCPVLAVKA; encoded by the coding sequence ATGGGCACCGTCGTGGTCGGTTACGTGAACAAGCCCGAGGGGCGCGCCGCGCTGGCGCGGGGGATCGAGGAGGCCAAGCTGCGCAGCCTGCGGCTCGTGGTCGTCTCCTCCCACCGCGGCGGCCAGGAGTACGACTCCGAGGCGGCCAGCAGGACGCAGACCGAGCTGGACGAGGTGCGCGCCGAGCTCGAGGGCGCCGGCGTCGACTTCGAGCTGCGCCAGCTGGTGCGCGGCTTCGAGCCCTCCGAGGACCTGATCGGGCTGGCCTCCGACAACGACGCCGAGCTGCTCGTGATCGGGCTGCGTCGTCGTTCGCCGGTCGGCAAGCTGATCCTGGGCTCCAACGCCCAGCGCATCCTGCTCGACGCGTCCTGCCCCGTGCTGGCCGTCAAGGCCTGA
- a CDS encoding glutamate-cysteine ligase family protein → MGEEVEAQEFSRADRTRHRAKVRRCLDVFARMLREAAFDTDDPMTGLEVELNLIDERGDPALKNADVLERIADPDFQTELGQYNIEINVPPARLREGGLTQFEDELRRDLDDAEAKASEVGAHLLMIGILPTLADGHMTRQTLSANPRYALLSDQILDARGEDISISISGEESLETTADSIVPEAACTSTQFHVQTSPDQFAAYWNASQAIAAPQLALAANSPYLLGRELWRETRIPLFEQATETRSEELKAQGVRPRVWFGERWITSVFDLFEENVRYFPALLPVTDDEDPLEVLEAGGTPALSELRLHNGTVYRWNRPVYDVVDDVPHLRVENRLLAAGPTVVDTVANAAFYYGLVRALVDSPRPLWSQMSFSAAEENLHVAAQQGIDAQVYWPGVGQVPATELVLRRLLPMAHEGLESWGVEADVRDRLLGIIEQRCLTGVNGAEWFVQRMRRRGDQDRYDALRATVLEYRERMHTNEPVHTWD, encoded by the coding sequence ATGGGTGAAGAGGTCGAGGCTCAGGAGTTCAGCCGCGCGGACCGCACGCGGCACCGGGCGAAGGTGCGGCGCTGCCTCGACGTGTTCGCCAGGATGCTGCGCGAGGCGGCGTTCGACACCGACGACCCGATGACCGGGCTCGAGGTCGAGCTCAACCTCATCGACGAGCGCGGCGACCCGGCGCTCAAGAACGCCGACGTGCTCGAGCGCATCGCCGACCCCGACTTCCAGACCGAGCTGGGCCAGTACAACATCGAGATCAACGTGCCCCCGGCCCGGCTGCGCGAGGGCGGGCTGACGCAGTTCGAGGACGAGCTGCGCCGCGACCTCGACGACGCGGAGGCCAAGGCCTCGGAGGTCGGCGCGCACCTGTTGATGATCGGCATCCTGCCGACCCTGGCCGACGGCCACATGACCCGCCAGACCCTCAGCGCCAACCCGCGCTACGCGCTGCTCAGCGACCAGATCCTCGACGCCCGCGGGGAGGACATCTCCATCTCGATCTCGGGGGAGGAGTCGCTGGAGACCACCGCCGACTCGATCGTGCCCGAGGCGGCGTGCACCAGCACCCAGTTCCACGTGCAGACCTCGCCCGACCAGTTCGCGGCGTACTGGAACGCCTCGCAGGCGATCGCGGCGCCGCAGCTGGCGCTGGCGGCCAACTCGCCGTACCTGCTGGGCCGCGAGCTGTGGCGCGAGACCCGCATCCCGCTCTTCGAGCAGGCCACCGAGACCCGCAGCGAGGAGCTCAAGGCCCAGGGCGTGCGTCCGCGGGTGTGGTTCGGGGAGCGGTGGATCACCTCGGTCTTCGACCTCTTCGAGGAGAACGTGCGCTACTTCCCGGCGCTGCTGCCGGTCACCGACGACGAGGACCCGCTGGAGGTGCTGGAGGCCGGTGGCACCCCGGCGCTGTCCGAGCTGCGGCTGCACAACGGCACGGTCTACCGCTGGAACCGGCCGGTCTACGACGTGGTCGACGACGTGCCCCACCTGCGGGTCGAGAACCGGCTCCTGGCCGCCGGCCCGACCGTGGTCGACACGGTGGCCAACGCCGCCTTCTACTACGGCCTGGTGCGCGCCCTGGTCGACTCGCCGCGCCCGCTGTGGTCGCAGATGTCCTTCAGCGCCGCCGAGGAGAACCTCCACGTCGCCGCGCAGCAGGGCATCGACGCCCAGGTCTACTGGCCCGGGGTGGGCCAGGTCCCGGCTACCGAGCTGGTGCTGCGCCGGCTGCTGCCGATGGCCCACGAGGGGCTGGAGTCGTGGGGCGTCGAGGCCGACGTGCGCGACCGGCTGCTCGGCATCATCGAGCAGCGCTGCCTGACCGGTGTCAACGGCGCCGAGTGGTTCGTGCAGCGGATGCGCCGCCGGGGCGACCAGGACCGCTACGACGCCCTGCGCGCGACGGTGCTGGAGTACCGCGAGCGGATGCACACCAACGAGCCCGTGCACACCTGGGACTAG
- a CDS encoding DUF4192 domain-containing protein: MTTPEMPTRTFVARAPVDVLALVPVVLGFEPEDCVVMLTFGSEHQFQARLDLPPPGATDAEVAAISRLLVEPAVHHRVSRVLLVLYSHDAHAARRSARSLVDAFGAAGIEVLETIRADGSRHWPAIGPGTGTPYDVSAHPLRAQAVLDGRVTHRSRDELAASLDPDPGRRAEVARVLARTPALGADEVSALLADCLATGREPGPVELAGLLQALVDPRVRDVAWLSMTRADAVLHVDLWSQVVRRTPDERLPGAAAVLGFAAWLSGSGALAWCAVDRCLAVDPDHVLGGYVAQLLERAVPPGAWAPAGRPA, from the coding sequence ATGACGACTCCAGAGATGCCCACCCGGACCTTCGTGGCCCGCGCCCCCGTCGACGTCCTGGCCCTGGTGCCGGTCGTGCTCGGCTTCGAGCCCGAGGACTGCGTGGTGATGCTGACCTTCGGCTCCGAGCACCAGTTCCAGGCCCGGCTGGACCTGCCGCCGCCGGGCGCCACCGACGCCGAGGTGGCGGCGATCAGCAGGCTGCTGGTCGAGCCCGCCGTGCACCACCGGGTGTCGCGGGTGCTGCTGGTCCTCTACTCCCACGACGCCCATGCCGCGCGGCGCAGCGCGCGCAGCCTCGTCGACGCGTTCGGTGCCGCGGGCATCGAGGTGCTCGAGACCATCCGCGCCGACGGCAGCCGGCACTGGCCGGCCATCGGCCCCGGCACCGGCACGCCGTACGACGTCAGCGCCCACCCGCTGCGCGCGCAGGCGGTGCTCGACGGCCGGGTGACCCACCGCTCGCGCGACGAGCTCGCCGCGAGCCTCGACCCCGACCCGGGGCGGCGCGCAGAGGTGGCGCGGGTCCTGGCACGCACGCCCGCCCTGGGCGCCGACGAGGTCTCCGCGTTGCTGGCCGACTGCCTGGCGACCGGGCGCGAGCCCGGGCCCGTCGAGCTGGCCGGCCTGCTGCAGGCGCTGGTCGACCCGCGGGTGCGCGACGTGGCGTGGCTCTCGATGACGCGTGCCGACGCGGTGCTGCACGTCGACCTGTGGTCGCAGGTGGTGCGCCGCACCCCCGACGAGCGGCTCCCCGGCGCGGCGGCGGTGCTGGGCTTCGCGGCCTGGCTCTCGGGCAGCGGCGCGCTGGCCTGGTGCGCCGTCGACCGGTGCCTGGCCGTCGACCCCGACCACGTGCTCGGCGGCTACGTGGCCCAGCTGCTGGAGCGGGCGGTGCCGCCGGGGGCGTGGGCGCCGGCCGGGCGCCCCGCCTGA